In one Hemitrygon akajei chromosome 3, sHemAka1.3, whole genome shotgun sequence genomic region, the following are encoded:
- the LOC140724720 gene encoding leucine-rich repeat transmembrane protein FLRT2, producing MVRVMGVSQTRVCFKDRSTLLYLWTMFLLGLYTQITWAEFCPSECRCDKKFVYCNDRELTSVPSGIPEGANILYLQNNVINNAGFPLDLRNVLSVQTVYLYGNELDEFPVNLPKNVKELHLQENNIQTVSREALSQLQNLEKLHLDDNSISTVGIEDNAFREATSLKLLFLSRNHLSSVPVGLPLGLEELRLDENRISTVSELAFQNLTLLQRLVLDGNLLANKGIAEGALRQLVQLTELSMVRNSLTRPPANLPGGRLVKLNLQDNQISQIPVTAFRQLKRLERLDLSNNQLRMLAKGAFDGMTSLKQILLRNNPWYCDCNIKWVTKWLQSLSFSINVRGLMCQGPDKVRGMAIRDLNMNLVSCPVSTTVPKVTRVSPAPSPSASPTVFSTVLTPAANTSIWPFSAGSSPPVPGGDDEFTDSPPVGPLRLAVRFVNDTCIRISWLADFTVTKYRVTWVKLGHSLVGGIVHERIVSGDTKQLSLLNLEPRSTYRICMVLLDASNNFYPEDDTVCSEATTKPPSFNTNLPSSPEQATQQELSSPLLLAGLIGGAVLIILVALLGVFCWHMHKKGKYDSHSWKYNRGRRKDDYCEAGTKKDNTILEMTETSFHIVSLNNEHMLKEDFRLQSIYPPNGAISYTDCHTRSNSRFCTSGAPDLEQCHT from the coding sequence ATGGTTAGAGTGATGGGAGTGTCACAGACCAGAGTCTGTTTCAAGGACCGGAGTACTTTATTGTATTTATGGACGATGTTTCTATTGGGACTGTACACACAGATAACTTGGGCGGAATTCTGTCCTTCAGAGTGTCGTTGCGACAAGAAATTTGTTTACTGCAATGACCGTGAATTGACATCAGTGCCTTCTGGGATACCAGAGGGGGCCAATATTCTCTACCTCCAAAACAATGTCATCAACAATGCTGGATTTCCACTTGACTTGCGAAATGTGCTCTCTGTTCAGACCGTGTACCTCTACGGCAATGAACTGGACGAGTTCCCTGTGAATCTACCAAAAAACGTGAAGGAGCTGCACCTGCAGGAGAATAACATCCAGACGGTCTCCAGGGAGGCTCTCAGCCAACTGCAGAACCTTGAAAAGCTTCACCTGGATGACAACTCCATCTCGACCGTTGGCATTGAGGACAATGCCTTCCGAGAAGCTACTAGCCTTAAGCTCCTGTTCTTGTCCAGGAACCACCTGAGCAGTGTGCCGGTGGGGCTGCCACTGGGGCTGGAAGAATTACGGCTGGACGAGAACAGGATCTCCACTGTGTCGGAGCTGGCATTTCAGAACTTGACTCTCCTTCAACGCCTGGTGTTGGATGGGAACCTCCTGGCCAATAAGGGCATTGCCGAGGGAGCCTTGAGACAACTGGTGCAGCTGACTGAGCTGTCGATGGTGCGGAACTCCCTGACCCGGCCCCCAGCGAACCTCCCTGGTGGCCGACTGGTGAAGCTGAATTTGCAGGACAACCAGATCAGTCAGATCCCGGTCACCGCCTTCAGGCAACTGAAGCGGCTCGAGAGGCTGGACCTTTCCAACAACCAGCTCCGGATGCTGGCAAAAGGGGCATTTGATGGCATGACCAGCTTGAAACAAATTCTGTTGAGGAATAATCCGTGGTATTGCGACTGCAATATAAAATGGGTGACCAAGTGGCTGCAGTCCCTTTCGTTTTCCATCAATGTGCGTGGCTTGATGTGCCAGGGGCCCGACAAGGTCAGGGGCATGGCTATACGAGATCTGAATATGAATCTGGTGTCCTGTCCCGTTTCTACAACCGTTCCCAAAGTCACCCGCGTATCCCCTGCCCCCTCGCCATCAGCCTCACCCACGGTCTTTTCTACTGTTCTGACTCCTGCTGCAAACACTTCCATTTGGCCCTTCTCAGCTGGCTCAAGCCCACCTGTGCCCGGCGGCGATGACGAATTCACGGACTCTCCCCCGGTAGGTCCGCTGCGGCTTGCCGTTCGGTTTGTGAACGACACATGCATCCGGATCAGTTGGCTGGCTGACTTCACGGTGACCAAGTACCGGGTCACGTGGGTGAAACTGGGCCACAGTTTGGTGGGCGGCATTGTGCACGAGAGGATAGTCAGCGGGGACACCAAGCAGCTGAGCCTGCTGAACCTGGAGCCCAGGTCCACCTACAGGATCTGCATGGTCCTACTGGACGCCTCGAACAACTTTTACCCTGAGGATGATACAGTTTGCTCAGAGGCCACAACCAAGCCGCCGTCTTTTAACACAAACCTGCCCTCCAGCCCTGAGCAGGCCACCCAGCAGGAACTGAGCTCCCCGTTGTTGCTGGCAGGGCTGATAGGGGGCGCAGTGCTCATCATACTGGTCGCTCTGCTGGGCGTCTTCTGCTGGCACATGCACAAAAAGGGGAAGTACGACTCACACTCGTGGAAGTACAACCGTGGCCGCAGGAAAGACGACTACTGTGAGGCCGGGACCAAAAAGGACAACACCATTCTCGAAATGACTGAGACCAGTTTTCATATAGTCTCATTAAATAATGAACACATGTTGAAGGAGGATTTTAGACTGCAGTCAATATATCCTCCGAATGGGGCTATTAGTTACACAGACTGCCACACCAGAAGCAACAGCAGATTCTGTACTAGTGGGGCTCCAGATTTGGAACAATGTCACACATGA